TTTGATACGCTCATATGATACATTTCTGCTCCTTCGCTATATCTTACAAACTTTGTATTACCATTCTTCTTAAATTCCTGATATGCCTTTGTGTGTTCCATTATATTCACCTCTTATTTATAAAAATCATCATCTGCTATGTAAAATGTTTCAATATATGCATCCAATTTATCCAGATTAACCAATACCATTCTATTAATCTTATATATAGCCTTTGCATCTTTTGCCAATTGCTGAAATTTTGACAAACTCATACTATACATCTCTGCTCCTTCTGGATATCTAACATATTTTTTACTATTCTGCTTTTTAAACTCCTTATAAGCTTTCGTGTGTTCCATATTAACCATCCTTTCTAAAATTGATCTTATGACGCAAAAAAGAGGACACCTTCTAAATTTCTTTAGAAAATGTCCTCGAAAGTAATACTTTTTTAAATTTGGAACTAGGCAATCTAGTTATTAGCATTTTACACGCTTTTTTTGACTATGCCAAAAATTGGTCAAATCTTGGTCAAAACCCATTGACCAACTATATATTTTATTACATCCAAATGCTGAAACCCTTGATTTTCCTGCATTCTTACTTATCAATAGACTTCATCGTCGGGAAGAGTAAAACGTCTCTGATTGCCGGTGAATCTGTGAGCAGCATCACAAGACGGTCAATTCCGTAACCGATTCCACCGGTTGGTGGCATACCGATTTCAAGTGCATTTAAGAAGTCTTCGTCTGTGTGGTTTGCTTCTTCGTCTCCAGCTTCGAATGCCGCATCCTGTGCTGCGAAACGTTCGCGCTGGTCGATTGGATCGTTCAACTCGGAGTATGCGTTACACATTTCCCATGTGTTGATGAAGAGTTCGAAACGCTCTACCTTGCTTGGGTCGGATGGTTTCTTCTTGGTTAAAGGAGAAATTGCCACCGGATGATCCATGATGAAAGTAGGCTGAATCAGTTCTTTCTCACAGAACTCTTCGAAGAAGAGGTTGATGATGTCACCTTTGGTGTGACGCTCTTCGTATTCTACATGATGTTCTCTTGCGAGTGCTTTTGCTGCTTCATCATCTGCTACGGTATCGAAATCGATTCCGGTATATTTCTTGATGGCATCGTTCATGGTGAGACGTGCAAATGGTTTGCCAAGGTCAATCTCAATGCCATTGTAAGTAATCTTTGTAGAACCACAAACTTTTTCTGCAAGGTAACGGAACATGCTCTCGGTAAGTTCCATCATGCCTTCGTAGTCTGTGTATGCCTGATATAATTCCATCAGAGTGAATTCCGGGTTATGACGGGTATCAACACCCTCGTTACGGAATACACGTCCGATTTCGTAAACACGTTCTAATCCACCGACAATTAATCTCTTTAAGTATAACTCAAGAGAAATACGAAGTTTTACATCTTCGTTCAATGCGTTGTAGTGTGTTTCGAAAGGTCTTGCTGCTGCACCACCTGCGTTGGAAACAAGCATTGGTGTCTCAACTTCCATGAAGTCACGTCCATCTAAGAAGTTACGAATCTCTTTAATAATTTGAGAACGTTTGATGAAAGTCTCCTTAGACTCCTGGTTCATGATAAGGTCAACGTAACGCTGACGATATCTGGTATCGGTATCGGTAAGTCCGTGAAATTTCTCCGGAAGAATCTGGAGAGATTTTGACAGTAATGTCATCTCTTCTGCATGGATAGAAATTTCTCCTGTCTTAGTGCGGAATGCATATCCTTTTACACCATAGATGTCACCGATATCAGATTTCTTGAAATCTGCATAGGATTCTTCTCCGATGTTGTCTCTTGCCACGTAAATCTGAATATTTCCTTTTAAGTCCTGGATATTGCAGAAAGATGCTTTACCCATGACACGTTTGAACATCATACGGCCTGCAATGCTTACCTGAATTGGCTGTGCATCCATGATGGCTCTTCTCTCGTTGTAATCGGCATTGATGACATCTTTTTTTGCAGCTTCATCAAGTCCTTCTATGTTTGGTGCAACTCTTCCGGCGAGAATCTCTGCCTCATGTGCGTTGTACTGTTCTTTTACATCGCTGCTGTGATGAGTCACATCATATTTTGTAATGACAAATGGATCTTTTCCATTGTTCTGTAAATCCTGTAATTTTTCACGACGAACCTTTAAAAGCTGGTTCAAATCCTGCTGATTATTATTCTGGTCAGCCATATTGTTCCTCCTCTGTCCTGCTGCATCGCTTGAGGATTGCGGCAGTCTTAGTTTGATCTTTGAATCTCAAGAACTTTGTAAGAAAGCTCTCCTGCTTGTGTTTCAACTGTAATAACATCACCAACTTTAGAACCAATCAATGCACGTCCTACCGGTGACTCGTTGGAAATTTTACCTTTTAAGCTGTTTGCTTCTGTGGAACCAACAATTTTATATTCTAATTCTTCATCAAATTCCATGTCTAAGATTCTGACTTTACATCCGATGCTGATTTTGTCTAGGTCAACTTCTTCCTCTACGACAACTTCTGCGTTTTTCAAAATCTTTTCGATATCCTCGATACGTGCTTCAATATCTCTCTGCTCATCTTTTGCTGCATCGTATTCTGCGTTCTCAGATAAGTCTCCCTGCTCTCTTGCTTCCTTGATTTTCTGGGATACTTCTTTACGTCTTACAACTTTTAAGTTTTCTAATTCGTCCTCAAGTTTTTTCAATCCTTCATAAGTCAGAATATTTTTCTTGTCCATCTTGTTCTACCCTTCTTCATTTATTTTCTTCAGTGACAGGCTACATACCCCTGCCCTTCATCTTTTTTTATAAAAAGCCTCTTCAAATCTGTCTCGCATGGGCTTTTGTCCTTGAATTTTGGTGTTCTTAACAATCACAGTATTATAACCGATAGGCACCGTAATGTCAAGATTTTCGGCTATTTGCCACGTCTTTTTGTAAATTGGAATGTAATCATTTTGAGGTGCTACAAAAAAATCATAGCACCTTCCCTTTTTTTCAAAGTCGAGAATCAGACACTGCCTCCCATACCCTGCTTTTTGCCTTTCCATCTTATCTTTCTGGAAAAGTGACACCACAAGCCCGTTCTCCTCATACATTCTCTCAACAAATGTGGAAAAATAGGCTGGTCTGTCCGTTAAGATTGTCAAAAAATTCAAATCATCTTCTAACTGTTCTAGCAAAAGTAGTACAGTATCTTCCTCAAAAATTCCAAACTCCTCTTCCTGAAAAAAAGAATTCCAATCATCATCCACAGGATTTGTGATTTTTTCATCAATTATCCACAATTCCACATTTTGTAGTGTATTTTTTCTTCTTTTCAAAATCTCATTTAAGAAAAATTGTGGTCGTTGGAAGAAAAACTGGTGTACTTCCATCTAACGCCTCAAATTTTGCCTGTTTTACATATTATATGAGGCTACTTCACGAAATAGAGCCTCAAGCTGTTCGTAACTTTCCACTTCGTTAATTCTGCCGCGAAGTTTGGATGAATTCTTATAACCACTTGTGTACCAGGCTGCATGTTTGCGGATTTCGCGGATTCCGGTGTACTCCCCTTTAAATGCAAGCTGCATTTTTGCATGGCGCAACAGCATCTCGGTCACCTCTTGAAAACCTGGTTTTTCCGGGTAGGTTCCTGTCTTAAAATAAGATAAAATCTGCGAAAAAATCCATGGATTTCCTTGTGCACCACGCCCAATCATGAAACCATCGCATCCGGTCTGCTCTTTCATTGCAATCACATCTTCTGCTTTTAAAATATCACCGTTTCCAATGACAGGAATTGATACCGCCTCTTTTACCTGTCGGATAATGTCCCAGTCTGCTTTTCCGGAATAGTACTGTTCTCTTGTTCTGCCATGCACGGCGACTGCTGCCGCACCGGATTCCTGTGCAATATGCGCCATCTCAACCGCATTGACATGTTCGTCATCAAATCCTTTTCGGATTTTTACTGTCACCGGTTTTTCAATAGCAGAAGCAACTTTTTCAATAATTTTTCCGGCAAGAAGCGGATTCTTCATCAGTGCGGAACCGTCTCCGTTGTTGACTACTTTTGGAACCGGACATCCCATGTTGATATCTAAAATATCGAACGGCCGCTCCTCAATCTGTTTTGCAATCTCGCCCATAATATCCGGGTCGGAGCCAAATAACTGCAATGATACCGGATTTTCTCTTGGGTCGATAGTTAAAAGTTCTTCGGTATTTTTATTTTTATAAAGAATCGCCTTTGCACTGACCATCTCCATGCACAAAAGACCCGCACCTTGTTCTTTGCATAGTAAGCGAAAAGGCAGGTCTGTTACGCCTGCCATTGGTGCTAATATCAAATTGTTTTCGAGTGTTACATTTCCAATTTGTAATTTCTGAATTGAATTCATGTTACATCCATTTCTATTTCTGTCTATTTTGCTTCTTGTAGATGATATTCATACCTTTTAATGTCAGATATGGGTCATAAATATCAATCACTTTTGTTTCATTTGCAATGATTTTACCAAGTCCACCTGTTGCAACTACTTTGACCTCACCAACATTGGCTTCTTTGATCATATTTTTTACAATGTATTCGGTCTGACCAATCTGTCCATAGACAAGACCTGCCTGCATACTGCTGATGGTTTCTTTTGCAAGAATACTCTCAGGTTTTACAATCTCAATCTCTGGAAGTTTTGCAGTGCCTTCCCACAAAGCTTTTGCAGAAATACGAATTCCCGGTGCTGTAACCGCACAGAGGAAGGAACCATCCTTATCCACCAGATCATAGGTGGTTGCAGTTCCAAAATCTAATACTAAAACAGGGCCGCCATAAATTCCATAAGCCGCAGCCGCATCTACAATTCGATCCGGTCCAATCTGACGTGGGTTTTCTGTAACAATACGAATTCCCGTTTTAATGCCCGGCTCAACAATAATCGGTGTGATGTGTAAGTACTTGATAATCGCTCCCTCTAAGGAATGCATCACATTTGGTACAACCGATGCTACAATTGCATCCGATATCTGGTCACGAGAAATCTGATTCTGCTCCAACAGATTCAAGATAATCATACCGTACTCATCCGATGTCCTTGGCATCTTTGTCGTGATACGGAACGTTGTCCTGATGTCATCCCCTTCAAAAACTCCAACTGTGATATTTGTATTTCCTACATCAACTGTTAATAACATGATTTTTCCATCCTTTCGGAACATTTCGTTCTTTTGTCAATGCCCATGTGGGGCACTGCCTTTTATTCTTCAAACCCGATTCCTAAGAACATGGTTTTGTAATACATTTCTAATGCACTTAAAATTTCTTCTTTTGTCTGCTGAAGCTGTTTGATTTTCAATCCGCATCCAATGTCATCATACAACAAATCTCCTTCATCACAGGAGGTACGGAACTGTAAATCCCCATTTTCATCAAACACCAATTGCAAAATTCCTCCGATATCCTCAGTAAAAAGGACACACATAATTTTTAGTTCGTCCTTGATACTGTCCGGAAGATTTTTGAAATTCTCATTTAAATAAAACTTCTTGTTATAAGCACTTGCACCGCAAAGTACTACTTCTTTGTTACTAGACATATCCATAAATTCCTCTCACTGATACTTCTCCTGAGGACACGAGCTTTCTTGACTCCCAGGTCTCAACAATCAGCTCACCTTTGGCTGTGATTCCTCTTGCTGTTCCCTCAAACGGTTCTCTCGGATCTAATACTCTGACTTTCTGGTTCAGATTTACCAGATTGGCATTGTACTCTTTCAACATACCACTTAAGTCTTCTGTCTGTAAATAGATTTCGTAGTATTTTTCGAAAGCCTCCAAAATTGCCTCAATCAATTCTGCACGGTTGAAATGCTTTCCTGTCACCAGGAAAAGAGAGGTTGCCATATCTGCAATCTCTTCCGGGAAACTTTCATTGTGTACATTAATTCCGATTCCCACCACAATGTGGTTTACATAATCAAACTGTGCACTCATCTCGGTTAGGATGCCACATACCTTTTTTCCATCCATGACAATGTCATTCGGCCATTTGATTCCGGCTTCATGCCCTGTCACTTTTTCAATTGCCTTTGTCACCGCAAGCGCACTCACAAGGGTAATGACGGATGCACGGTTTGGATTGACCTGTGGTTTTAACACCAGTGTCATGGAGATTGTGGTGCCTTTTTCTGACTCCCAGTTTCTTCCGCGTCTTCCGCGTCCTGCTTCCTGTTTGTCTGCAACCACAAGCGTTCCATTTGGATGTCCTTCCTCTGCAAGCTGTTTCGCAAGCGTGTTGGTGGAGTCTATGACATCCCGGTAATAAATCTCACACCCTGCCCACTTTGTATTTCGAATACTAAGAAGTTCGTTTTCACTAAGGGTATCCGGTGCTGAAATCATGCGGTACCCTTTGTTCTGAACGGCTTCTATCTCATAACCTGCCTCTTTTAACTGGTTGATGTCTTTCCAGATTGCGGTTCTGGACACTCCGAACTTCTCACAAAGTTCTTGTCCGGACACGTAATCGGTCGCCTCTCTTAATAATTTTAATAATTCTACTCTCATCTCTCGCCCTTAATCACGAAGTGTTGCAAGCATAATTGCTTTGATGGTATGCATTCTGTTTTCTGCCTCATCAAACACAACGGACTGCTCACTTTCAAATACTTCGTCTGTTACCTCTAATTCGCTGTAACCAAATTTTTCGTAAACTTCTTTTCCAATTTTTGTCTTTAAATCATGAAATGCTGGCAGACAGTGCATAAATACTGCTGTGTCCTTCGCATTCGCCATTGCCTTTGCATTTACCTGATATGGCATCAAATCCTTAAGACGCTCTTCCCAGATTTCGTCCGGCTCTCCCATGGATACCCAGACGTCGGTATAAATTACATCGGCATCTTTGGTTCCTTCCGCCACATCCTCTGTCAAAGTAATAGTTGCGCCTGTTTCTTTTGCTACACCTTTACAGTAATCCACAAGTTCCTGCTCCGGGAAATACTTTTTCGAGGTGCAGGCTACAAAATCCATTCCTAATTTTGCACAGGTCACCATTAAGGAGTTGCCCATATTATAACGGGCATCGCCCATATATACAAGTTTTATTCCCTTTAATCTGCCAAATTTTTCTTTGATGGTTAACATATCTGCTATCATCTGTGTCGGATGGAACTCGTTCGTTAAGCCATTCCACACCGGAACACCCGCATATTTTGCGAGTTCTTCTACGATTTCCTGTCCGTAACCACGGTACTCGATTCCGTCAAACATACGTCCAAGCACTCTTGCAGTATCTGCAATACTTTCTTTTTTTCCTATCTGGGAGCCGGACGGATCAAGATACGTTACATGCATACCCAAATCATGTGCTGCCACCTCAAAGGAACAGCGGGTACGTGTGCTTGTCTTTTCAAAAATAAGTGCAATATTTTTGCCAACAAGTTCATCGTGACGAATTCCCTGTTTCTTTTTTGCCTTAAGCTCTGCTGCAAGGTCAACCAGGTATTCAATCTCTTCCGGTGTATAATCTTTTAACTTTAAAAAATGACGTCCTGCTAAATTCATAATCCTATCCTCCAACTTCTCTCTTTCGCGAAACTATGTATTGTCTTTCTCTTATGCAAAACTATACGATATTCTTATCTTATGTAAATCGGGCTGTCAGATGACAGCCCGTTGATAACGTATCCTTTGTTATACTGGCCCGGATTACTCCGTCCATCTTCTCGCGCCTTGCGGCGATTATTTAACGTCGTTTGCTGCGACCTCAACAACAGATTTTGCAAGACCAGCCATTCCCTGAATCTCGGATGGAATGATAATCTTGGTTGCTTTTCCGTCTGCTGCCTTTGCAAATGCTTCCAGGCTCTTTAACTGGATAACACTCTGATCCGGAGCGGCTTCTTTCAACATACGAAGACCGTCTGCATTTGCCTGCTGAATCTTGATGATAGCATCTGCCTGACCTTCTGCCTCGCGGATGGTTGCTTCCTTCTTTGCCTCTGCACGAAGAATGGCTGCCTGTTTCTCAGCTTCTGCATCAAGGATTGCGGATTCTTTTTTACCTTCTGCAACAAGGATGGTAGATTTCTTCTCACCTTCTGCACGAAGAATTGCCTCACGACGTTCACGCTCTGCCTTCATCTGCTTCTCCATCGCATCCTGAATGGCTGCTGGTGGAATAATATTCTTTAACTCTACACGATTTACTTTGATTCCCCAAGGATCCGTTGCAACATCAAGAGATGCTCTCATCTTGGTATTGATGGTCTCTCTGGATGTCAGTGTCTCATCCAGCTCCAAATCACCAATGACATTTCGAAGTGTTGTAGCGGTTAAGTTCTCAATCGCCATAATTGGATTCTCAACGCCGTAAGCGTACAGCTTTGGATCTGTAATCTGGAAATATACAACAGTGTCAATCTGCATGGTTACATTATCCTTTGTGATAACTGGCTGTGGCGGGAAGTCTACAACCTGCTCTTTTAAAAGAACTTTCTTTGCCACACGATCAATAAATGGTGCCTTGAAATGAATTCCGACATTCCAGGTTGCAAGATATCCGCCCAGACGTTCTACGACAACTGCGTATGCCTGTGGCACGATTTTAATGCAAGATACCAGAATGCATAAACCTACGATGATTAGAATAAAAAATGCAATGATAAAACCCATTTTAATTCCCTCCATTTTCTTTTTGTTGAACTTTCCTGATTCCTGATTGAATCATTCTATGCTTATCTTACATATTACTATACTTAAAATGAGAAAACAAGAAAAAAGTGCCATGTTTCCAAACATGACACTTCTTTAGGTTCTAATTAGTAAAATACGTGATTTCCAATTACTACGCCTCCCTGACCGGAACTTGTAGGACGGAAAGATAATGCGCCTCCGGTGTTATCCACACCATTTAAGGCTTCCTGTGCTGCCTGCATGCAGCTTCCTTTTGGTCCGTTTGCAACCGTTGCTGCCACGGAACCGTTACCAGCCGGTGTAAACTGACCGCTCTGATAAATAACGTTGTAAATGCTTCCTGGATAGGAGCCGCTTCTGACACGGTTCATGACAACCGCACCAACCGCTACCTGACCTTCATAACATTCGTTTCCAGCTTCACACTGGATAATTGCAGCAAGCAATGTCACTTCATCTGCGGATGCTGCCACGGATGCCTTCTGGGTTGTGGCTGCAGTCTGTGCTGCCTTCTTCGCAGCTTCTTCCTCTTCCGCTTTCTTGATAGCGGCCTGCTCTTCTTCAAGGGTAATTCCTTCCCCTAAATCAAGAGACAATGTAACATATCCTGCACTTACAAAACCTGTGCTTCCATCATAGTTTACTGCTACCCAGCCCTCTGGTGTTCCCACATCAGAGGCAACCGTTAAGTCTGTGCCTTCTGTCAAGGCTGTGATTACAGAGGCATCTTCTGCTGCTTCGCTTCTAAGACGAAGTCCATTCGTTCCTACTTTTGCCACTGTATCAAAATTTGCTTTTGCATAATTCAATGCATCTGTGCCAAACAAGCAATACTCATTTTTCACATATCCATCCACGTTACCGGATGTAATATGTGTCCAGGTTTCTCCTGCCTCTACAACCGTTGCCTTGTCACCTTTGTATAACTT
This genomic window from Roseburia sp. 831b contains:
- a CDS encoding DUF6145 family protein, translating into MSSNKEVVLCGASAYNKKFYLNENFKNLPDSIKDELKIMCVLFTEDIGGILQLVFDENGDLQFRTSCDEGDLLYDDIGCGLKIKQLQQTKEEILSALEMYYKTMFLGIGFEE
- the greA gene encoding transcription elongation factor GreA, encoding MDKKNILTYEGLKKLEDELENLKVVRRKEVSQKIKEAREQGDLSENAEYDAAKDEQRDIEARIEDIEKILKNAEVVVEEEVDLDKISIGCKVRILDMEFDEELEYKIVGSTEANSLKGKISNESPVGRALIGSKVGDVITVETQAGELSYKVLEIQRSN
- a CDS encoding type III pantothenate kinase codes for the protein MLLTVDVGNTNITVGVFEGDDIRTTFRITTKMPRTSDEYGMIILNLLEQNQISRDQISDAIVASVVPNVMHSLEGAIIKYLHITPIIVEPGIKTGIRIVTENPRQIGPDRIVDAAAAYGIYGGPVLVLDFGTATTYDLVDKDGSFLCAVTAPGIRISAKALWEGTAKLPEIEIVKPESILAKETISSMQAGLVYGQIGQTEYIVKNMIKEANVGEVKVVATGGLGKIIANETKVIDIYDPYLTLKGMNIIYKKQNRQK
- a CDS encoding cell wall hydrolase, which gives rise to MRLDKKAVEGIVVAASLTTMTIFAAVANNGNTGVTNVAATRVLTEEATDIEKNGMAGVTIDLKSMEFTALDSLETVTVSVEQTQTDVVASGQEQESEEVAPAAETMTEEEASWQSNLMANVDEFLYVRAEADENASIVGKLYKGDKATVVEAGETWTHITSGNVDGYVKNEYCLFGTDALNYAKANFDTVAKVGTNGLRLRSEAAEDASVITALTEGTDLTVASDVGTPEGWVAVNYDGSTGFVSAGYVTLSLDLGEGITLEEEQAAIKKAEEEEAAKKAAQTAATTQKASVAASADEVTLLAAIIQCEAGNECYEGQVAVGAVVMNRVRSGSYPGSIYNVIYQSGQFTPAGNGSVAATVANGPKGSCMQAAQEALNGVDNTGGALSFRPTSSGQGGVVIGNHVFY
- the dusB gene encoding tRNA dihydrouridine synthase DusB; the encoded protein is MNSIQKLQIGNVTLENNLILAPMAGVTDLPFRLLCKEQGAGLLCMEMVSAKAILYKNKNTEELLTIDPRENPVSLQLFGSDPDIMGEIAKQIEERPFDILDINMGCPVPKVVNNGDGSALMKNPLLAGKIIEKVASAIEKPVTVKIRKGFDDEHVNAVEMAHIAQESGAAAVAVHGRTREQYYSGKADWDIIRQVKEAVSIPVIGNGDILKAEDVIAMKEQTGCDGFMIGRGAQGNPWIFSQILSYFKTGTYPEKPGFQEVTEMLLRHAKMQLAFKGEYTGIREIRKHAAWYTSGYKNSSKLRGRINEVESYEQLEALFREVASYNM
- a CDS encoding SPFH domain-containing protein, with the protein product MGFIIAFFILIIVGLCILVSCIKIVPQAYAVVVERLGGYLATWNVGIHFKAPFIDRVAKKVLLKEQVVDFPPQPVITKDNVTMQIDTVVYFQITDPKLYAYGVENPIMAIENLTATTLRNVIGDLELDETLTSRETINTKMRASLDVATDPWGIKVNRVELKNIIPPAAIQDAMEKQMKAERERREAILRAEGEKKSTILVAEGKKESAILDAEAEKQAAILRAEAKKEATIREAEGQADAIIKIQQANADGLRMLKEAAPDQSVIQLKSLEAFAKAADGKATKIIIPSEIQGMAGLAKSVVEVAANDVK
- a CDS encoding DUF6462 family protein, which gives rise to MEHTKAYKEFKKQNSKKYVRYPEGAEMYSMSLSKFQQLAKDAKAIYKINRMVLVNLDKLDAYIETFYIADDDFYK
- a CDS encoding biotin--[acetyl-CoA-carboxylase] ligase, with the translated sequence MRVELLKLLREATDYVSGQELCEKFGVSRTAIWKDINQLKEAGYEIEAVQNKGYRMISAPDTLSENELLSIRNTKWAGCEIYYRDVIDSTNTLAKQLAEEGHPNGTLVVADKQEAGRGRRGRNWESEKGTTISMTLVLKPQVNPNRASVITLVSALAVTKAIEKVTGHEAGIKWPNDIVMDGKKVCGILTEMSAQFDYVNHIVVGIGINVHNESFPEEIADMATSLFLVTGKHFNRAELIEAILEAFEKYYEIYLQTEDLSGMLKEYNANLVNLNQKVRVLDPREPFEGTARGITAKGELIVETWESRKLVSSGEVSVRGIYGYV
- the lysS gene encoding lysine--tRNA ligase, translating into MADQNNNQQDLNQLLKVRREKLQDLQNNGKDPFVITKYDVTHHSSDVKEQYNAHEAEILAGRVAPNIEGLDEAAKKDVINADYNERRAIMDAQPIQVSIAGRMMFKRVMGKASFCNIQDLKGNIQIYVARDNIGEESYADFKKSDIGDIYGVKGYAFRTKTGEISIHAEEMTLLSKSLQILPEKFHGLTDTDTRYRQRYVDLIMNQESKETFIKRSQIIKEIRNFLDGRDFMEVETPMLVSNAGGAAARPFETHYNALNEDVKLRISLELYLKRLIVGGLERVYEIGRVFRNEGVDTRHNPEFTLMELYQAYTDYEGMMELTESMFRYLAEKVCGSTKITYNGIEIDLGKPFARLTMNDAIKKYTGIDFDTVADDEAAKALAREHHVEYEERHTKGDIINLFFEEFCEKELIQPTFIMDHPVAISPLTKKKPSDPSKVERFELFINTWEMCNAYSELNDPIDQRERFAAQDAAFEAGDEEANHTDEDFLNALEIGMPPTGGIGYGIDRLVMLLTDSPAIRDVLLFPTMKSIDK
- the argF gene encoding ornithine carbamoyltransferase, with translation MNLAGRHFLKLKDYTPEEIEYLVDLAAELKAKKKQGIRHDELVGKNIALIFEKTSTRTRCSFEVAAHDLGMHVTYLDPSGSQIGKKESIADTARVLGRMFDGIEYRGYGQEIVEELAKYAGVPVWNGLTNEFHPTQMIADMLTIKEKFGRLKGIKLVYMGDARYNMGNSLMVTCAKLGMDFVACTSKKYFPEQELVDYCKGVAKETGATITLTEDVAEGTKDADVIYTDVWVSMGEPDEIWEERLKDLMPYQVNAKAMANAKDTAVFMHCLPAFHDLKTKIGKEVYEKFGYSELEVTDEVFESEQSVVFDEAENRMHTIKAIMLATLRD